aaaaaaaaaatctttcatgCCATTTGCACACTTTATGACAGACTACCTGAATGATGAATTTGATATCTAAGGTCATGTAAGCATGTAAATAAGGGATCAGTAATGTACAACCCTGACATGAATTGGACCCCAACAGATTCACTGTACAATGTAACTAATTGATttgaaattatttatttatgaaattATCAAAATTGCTGTCATAACTGTGGCAGACATAATGCTGCATGGCCAATTAGAATCAAGTTGTACTCAGTGCTTTGTAAACACATGAATACATTGTGGTTGAGTTTTCAAAATGGGTTGCAGATATGAGACATTGTCCTGAGGCACTGAGGCCATGGTGGACAATAGCAGTGTGATATCAGTGTATCAGTGTCGCGCTTGAATTGTGACAGAGATGTGATAAATGCTCCCTTATCTCTTCTTGTCCAGCGTGTGAAGTGGGCTACTACAAACCCACAGCAGGGGACCAGCAGTGTGAGAAGTGCCCGCTCCATAGCCACTCAGAGACCAGAGCTGCCCTCACCTGCCCTTGCGATGCCAACTACTACCGAGCCACCTCTGATCCTCCCGCAACTCCCTGTACAAGTTGGtgaacacgcaaacacacatttacaccttCACGTGTGGCCAGTGACTAATGTGTTAATGAGCGGCATGATTTTGTGTTGTTATTAATTAAGTCATTACAAATGTGCTGCTTACTACTAATTATCTGTTTGCTGGAAAACACTAAATAAGCCaccattttttttgtctgaGTAGTCAGCAAATTTCCTTTGTCAGCTCCTTCTCCTCGTGTTAAAATTACTGTTAACATTTTTCTACTGAATGTTTTTCCCCAGGACCCCCGACTGCACCCATAAATGTGATCTCATCAGTGAACGGCACCTCGGTGAGCTTGGAGTGGGGCTCCCCAGTTGATAGCGGCGGCCGCAGTGACGTCATCTACAACGTGTCGTGCCAGCGCTGCGTGCAGGACTGGAGCCAGTGCGCGGACTGCAGCACCGGGGCCGGCGTGTCGGGCAGTGCCGCCGCCATGGGGCCTGGGGCGGGGCTGGGGGTGAGCAGCACAGGTGGGAACGTGGTGAAGCTGGGTGGAGGTGCGGGGGTAGTGGCTCGCACTGGGGCGCCGCTCATCCGCTTCATACCGCAGCAGATGGGCCTCACCGACACGCTGGTGACGGTGCTCAACCTGGCGGCGCATGCCAACTACACCTTCCGCATCCACTCGCTGAATGGGGTGTCGCGCCTGAGCAATGAGCCACCGCAGTTCACCACCGCCAATATCACCACAAACCAGGCAGGTAAGGAATGTCTCAATTACTACGTCATTAGGTGTCAACGCCTATCACCGCAAACTAAAACAGTGGGGTAGCACAGTGATTTGTAATAGTCACTATAAAATGAATATGATAGCTGCACTCAGATATCTGTAAATGTTCATGGACATCAATGCGCCGACATACTGACTCACTTGCCACTCACATCAGCACTGAAATTTTTGACTGACAATCATTTGATTGATAATGAACTTTATTGagcagcacagacaaaaataaaactgaatcGTAATATACACGGTGGCAAAAGTGTTGGTGCGGCAGTGGTGTGCGAGGTTGTATTGAAAAACAATGGAATAGAATGGAATCAAATGTCAAAAGCAAAGTGTACCACACGTATGTCGGCGCTTACGCGTGGAGGCCTTACGACTAACATTCTCTCTTTCATCACGATGCAATAGTGCCGTTCCGTTTTATAGTATGTCTATTTCCTTTCTTCAGCTCCATCCCAGGTACTTGCCATTCGACAAGAGAACGCTAGTCAGAACAGTGTCACCCTGCTCTGGCAAGAACCTGACCAACCCAATGGCGTAATACTTGAGTATGATATCAAGTACTACGAAAAGGTTAGATCTTTGTGTATGATGTCAGATAATACTTTACACACTCTTCTGTTTGCATGCAGTTATCTTCAGTTGTTCAGTGTACATTCTGAAATGGGTTTCGTATAATGGTCATTGGTATTTCTAATAATCATAATTAGCATATTAATGTTAACATCACTCATCATATGGAATCTTGTCATTAGTTTTGGGACACCTTTATTGTCATAATAAAAGCACTGTTGAAAAACAGTGTGGATGAATgttgaagaaaaacaaaaatcccAGTGCAGGAGACATTGTAAGGTGTTTATTTTGTTAACAAACACTTGCTTTAGATGTCTCCACTTCAGTGGGAGAGTTCATGGCAGTAGTTAATTGAGAGGAAATAGCCAACAATTGCCACAGTCTAACTGATTATTGACCAGTGACAATGGCATCAAACAAGCGGAGGGAGCCAATGGCAAATGGCAGAAGTGAAGTTAATTGCTGCTCTAGCTGAGAGCTCTCCTGGATAATGGGGCAAAAGTGGTCTCAGCTGGGCCACAGGAATTAGCAAACAGAACCCGCTTGACAaggtagctatgcaaataagATTTACATGTAATTCCCCTTTTCACCAACCCGAGCCGTGTAGTCCAGGGAAGTCCCCGGAGGATGCTGAATTAGTGGCACCCATTTAACGTGTCCATGACAGATAAACTGAGGTTGTCAGCTCCATGGGGACAAACAGCCAGCCTCACATACACTTAAGCAGTACGTCTGTGCAGAGAAGGCAGGGTCATggaccccagtgtgtgtgtgtgtgtgtgtttgggaggaggagggggggggggtggcattgGAGAGCGGGATTTATGAGACTGTAGACTGTAGCATGCAGCTTCATTGTAGCTCTGATGAATTCATTTCATCTGTTAGCGCCCCAAGTTAGCATGCATACATGATGGGTTGGTAAAATAGGAGTCGGAAATAGACCTGGATTTCACCTGGGGAGTGTTTGCACATGTCCTTGCCAGAGTGTTATTTTGAGGTCTTAGTGCTGGGAATGTTCTGGCTAGGCTAGTTTAACAAAGTTCACCTATATGGTATGACAATTTCACTGCAATTTCAAGCCAAAAATACATCTCAAACCTGAATTTGGATATTTGACACTTCCAGCAGTGTTACTAACTTTGGGCTGTTTTTATGTAGGAAAATGAGCTTCAGAGCTACTCGACAGTCAAGTCCAAGAACACCAGCGCAAAGGTGTCGGGGCTGAAGCCTGGCACACGCTACGTCTTTCAGGTGCGAGCCAGGACCTCAGCAGGTTGCGGCCGCTTCAGCCAATCGGTGGAGGTCCAGACGGGCAAAGCTGGTGAGAGCGAGCCGCAGGTTCTGTAAACCTGTTGTTGCGCCTATCAGGTGCTAAGTGTCCTCCACATGAATTCACACATCCAGAAAACCACAATAAATGGTCACTGGGAAAATTATAAATGGTTGGAAGGTGAATACATGTTTAAAAAAGCATATCACAGAGGGAAATAGATCCAAGTGTTCCATATTTTTTTAACACAGAGGGAACATGATTATTTCTCCTGTCAATCACCTGACTTCCTTTACACACATCACAAGAGGTCACCCTGTCACGAATCCTACCTTTTTCTGCTAAACTCGAGCCAGTTCAAAGCAGAAGTATTTTCAGTGAGTGACAAGGACATTTACATCCCCACTTATTGGACGTTtgggaagatggagggagacagcagACAACCAGTTTCTGAAgtttctacagtatgtgtaaaacagaataatacaaacaaatgtttgttttgttttctttttttctgaacAGTCCCTTTACGCTATGACACAATGACAATCATCTGGATCTGCCTGGCACTAGTAATCGGCCTAATCACCTTCCTGGCTATTGTCATCTGCAGAAAACGGCAAGAGGAGTACTTTGACTTATCCACTTTTACCGTGTATCCTCTATTCTCACATTTGTTTGGTTTGGTATTCATTTCTAAAGGCTCTGCCCATCTGCATTTTTTTCCATCCAAAGCAAACTTTTGTTTTCCATTTAAAATACTCTTATTTTATAATTTTAGTGCATGAAGGGTGTTTTGTATCACAGTATATCAAAGGCACATCTGCCTCAGTGATTTTCATATGCTCACCCGTGGTGTATGAACATTGATGTTATGCTGTTATATTTAGTTGGATagctttaaaatattttttttcaaatagttATGGAATAGCATCACTCTCCAATTATGAACAGTTGATATGGTCTTCTGACACTTCAGTCAACTCCTTGAGATGATTGTAGTTGTAGGAAACACAAATTAATATTCTATGTATATGGGATGAAAAATACATCCAAAAACTATTGACTAATTATGTCTACTTTATATTCCTGTCATGATTCATGGAGATGTTTTGTTACTTTAATCTATAACTTTTGTGTTTTGAGTTATGTGTTGGCTCATGTGATTCACCAGATGGTTAGCTTTTGCTTTATAATAAAATTAAATTGATATAGAACTATTAACAATGTAAATGTTCACAGTTGTCCTTAAGCATCCTCTTTTTGATGTCTGCAACTTATATCTCCATAAGACCATGTGGGATAATTAGATTTATTTAGCTCAGTTTCTATTgacttcagttttttttttttttttaactgggaATTATCTTTAGGGAAGGGTAGAGACACTGAGCTAAGAAGGCTGTCCTCATATGACTTAAAAGCATTCAAAAGATTTCAGTATCTGAACATCCTAGGGTGATTAAAGTTCTTGGGTTTAATTAATTCTCATAATCTAGGGTAACTTTTTCCCTATATTGTAGCCAAGCACTGTATATTTTGTTTCAGAAACATTATATCGACACACGACATAACGACACACAGCACAACTCTGCTTGTTTGGTCCTTAACGGTTGGTTCTGTTGCTTGTGTAATGCAGACACTGCGGTTATAGCAAGGCCTTCCAAGACTCTGACGAAGAGAAGATGCACTACCAAAATGGCCACGGTAGATTTATATCCTTTTTTTTAAGTGACTTCAGTATTTCTAAACCACAGACACCTCATATTTCTCTCATTTCGGTGTTATTGAAACAGCTGTAgtctctgcctgtgtgtttttgtgattcTGACTTTGATGGGTTTTTTTGTCTTATCCTGCAATATGTGACCAAATGCTAATTCTATTTATTTTAGTCTCATTTCCTGAAGCCAGGTTCTATATTGATCCCCACACGTACGAGGACCCATGCCAGGCAGTACATGAGTTTGCCAGAGAAATTGAAGCCTCCAGGATCAAAATTGAGAAAATCATAGGCTCAGGTACAGAGCATCTTGAATGCAAACAACACTGAAAATGAGCTGCCTTATCACAGCCGCCATTAACTGTGTCTAATATTTCCATTTCAAACTTTAGTTGGAATGTGCCAAGAGGCATCATCATATCTTGTAACCCTTGGCAAAAGCAAAACCAGTCATTGCACGCTTGAAGTTTTGGAACTTACACTTTGAAACTGCCTTTCAGGGGAATTTGGTGAGGTGTGTTATGGACGCATGAAGCTCCCGGGAAAGAGAGACATCCCTGTGGCCTTGAAGACACTGAAAGCAGGCTACAGTGAGAAGCAGAGGAGAGATTTCCTCAGTGAGGCCAGCATCATGGCACAGTTTGACCATCCCAACGTCATTCGGCTGGAAGGAGTGGTCACACACAGTAAGACTTGCTTAGTTTTATTTTAGGCGCTCACAGGAGCAATAGGACTGGTGCTACAACATATTTGCACCATGTGAACTTTGTTGTTAGGGAGGATGGTATGTTGGGGAATACAGGCACGTCTCAAAAAATTGAATATCATGGAACAATTAATTTTTTTCACgtaatttatttaaaaaaggGAAACTTTAATATAATCTAGATTcattacacatacagtaaaatatttcaaaccttttttttttttttttaaatcttgatTATTCCGTTACATGTGCAGTTTACATGGAAATCCAGAAATCTCAAAATATTACAATAAAGAATTTATGATACAGAAATGTCAACCTGAGATgagctctaatcagctaattaagtcaccaccaaaacaccagcaatggtttcctgaggctttaatctctcagtctgtgcacaatattcaatttttttgagatgcacctCTATGTGTGCAGAGGTTACATTTGTTACCTGTGAAACAATACTGTACATTCTGAAGGACAGAAAATGATTGGCGGTCATAATCTGCTGCCTATTGTGTTAGTAGAAAGTATGAAAAAAGTATTATGAAAAGTCACAAGTTTACAACCTTACACTCCTGTTTCTGTGAACAAATGAACATATAGATGAATGAATTAATACATCCATTTTAGAGAACACTGAACCACAATGGGAGGTTGAAGTAATGTTTTTGTAGTTTTGTAGTAGCATGGATTTGCTGAGTGCATAAGTGTACTTGATAAATGAACACCTACCTCAACCTAACACTGAAAGTAAACAAATTCTTTTAAACAAATTCATATTCCAGTTGTCTCAATAATTATGACCTCTGGCATGATTTTTTTAAGTATACATTTCAGACTGGAGCATGGAGGCAGACACATTAATTTACCCAACTCAATGCTTTTCTTCTGCTAATCATGTCTCCACTGTTATCCTTAGGCAAACCAGTGATGATAATCACAGAGTACATGGAAAATGGATCATTGGACTCTTTCCTTAGGGTGAGTTCGGTCTGAGATGAAAAGCACACAATGGGTTTCATTAATGGGATGAAATGCATGTGTTTAGTTAGCAAACAGAgtactagtgaacaaaatatcacTGAAAAATTGCATTATTATAAAAGTAttccatgtgtgtatatattaatTAGCTAAGAATAAAGGAATGGCATTGTTGATTTAACTAATTCATGAAGGTCTTCCCAGTTCAAGAAGTGAACATGTATAATGTTGTAACAAATATTCCAAAAACATGTTCTGACCTTATCCACAGCATGTACTAATACAAGGTGATGCAAATGGAATTGCATGCACTATTTAATTTAATTCTGTTTCGATTATACATGTTCAAGGGCACTGGGTACCAGACAAAGGCATTTTCTGAAGAATAATGCACAAAGAACCCTATCCCCATCCCCAAATGCAAGCCTAGTGTTGGGTTAAAGCCTCAAACACAGTACTTTAAAGGACACTTCAGTGGGAAAACCTCATTGATCCACTACAACAATGGTTCAAGCGGTGTTAGCGTCAGTTCTTCCTCAAAAGCTCATGACCCAAGGTCATGACCTTGTCCTTGCATTGACTCAAGACTTCACAAAAACACCTTTGGATGCCATTAAATCATCTGCTGATGAGTTTTCAGATGACCTTTGTCAACAATGCTTAACACGGAATGTTTGTTTTGCCTTTTTAAATGCAGCGGCACGACGGCCAGTTTACTATCATACAACTCGTCGGTCTTCTTCGGGGTATCGCGGCTGGGATGACATACCTGGCTGACCTTGGGTTCGTCCACAGAGACCTGGCTGCACGCAACATACTGGTCAACAGCAACCTGGTGTGTAAAGTGTCAGACTTTGGACTTTCTCGCGTTTTGGAGGATGACCCAGATGCAGCTTATACTACAAGTGTAAGTTTATATGGACCCATGCCAACATCCATCTGACAAAGTCGGAAAAGTTttatacatataaatatatataaaaatttTCCGACTTTGTCATATTTGAACCCTCTCTTTGAATTGGACCATGGTCTGATAACAGGAAATTTCCTGAGTCACAGATAGCGTTTTTGCACATCCAGAAAGAGAAACAAGTTTTCTGTGTTCATTTTGACTACACCTCGGCTAAGTTGGTGCATTGCTAATTATAATGTCGTAATTTCTCTGAAAAGGGGGGAAAGATCCCGATCCGCTGGACAGCCCCAGAGGCCATTGCCTACAGGAAGTTCTCATCAGCCAGTGATGTGTGGAGCTATGGTGTGGTCATGTGGGAGGTCATGTCATATGGAGAGCGTCCTTATTGGAACCTGACAAACAGAGATGTACGTATGGCGACTCTTTCATTACATACATTTAGTAGCACATAAATAACAGTGGTCTTCCAAAATGTGTAGTACATGTAATGAAGTCAGTTATTTTGATTCTGATTGTAAAAGTTTACATCAGGCAGACCACAGAATAACTatggcaaatgtgtgtgtgtgtgtgtgcgtgcgttcatTTAGGTGATAAAGTCAGTAGAAGAGGGCTACAGGCTGCCTTCACCCATGGGCTGCCCTGTTGCATTACACACACTGATGCTGGACTGCTGGCAGAAAGACCGCAACGAACGGCCCAAGTTCTGCCAGATCGTCACGGTCCTCGACAAGCTGATCCGCAACCCAGAGAACCTCAAATCAATGGGCACAATGTGCAGGTGACCGCTCATGTGGGTCGATAACCCGTCATCAAAAGGGATCAGGCTGACAAATTCATAGGGGTGTCGTTTTTTCCACTTCATATCCCACAGAAAAGTCATACCATGATGGCAAAAAAGTTGGCTTACCATTTACTAGAGGTTAAGGCAGGCAGCCTTAAGACGGATAAGATGCCTCTGTACATTTTCCAATAAGCTCATTTTAAATAGATGTGTTCTCTGTTAAATAAAAGGCCTCGATGCTATATTGACATTGATCTgcagtgaatgaatgaaaggaggagaaggggagccTAAAGGAAAGCTGAGGCGTTTGCTATTGGACTGGTGTAAATTGCTTAGTTGAGTG
Above is a genomic segment from Alosa sapidissima isolate fAloSap1 chromosome 4, fAloSap1.pri, whole genome shotgun sequence containing:
- the epha8 gene encoding ephrin type-A receptor 8 isoform X1, which encodes MASDPGLLLLLLWTISLQVQGSKDTNSNEVNLLDTSLISGDWGWLTYPSHGWDAINEMDEYFTPIHTYQVCNVMSPSQNNWLRTNWIPREGARRIYIEIKFTLRDCNSMPGVLGTCKETFNLYYYEVDRDLGRSTIWENQYVKIDTIAADESFTGVDLGVRRLKLNTEVRGVGPLTRRGFYLAFQDIGACIAVVSVRVYYKRCQGVARGLAVFTDVVTGADSSSLVEVRGQCVDHAEERDTPKMYCSAEGEWLVPIGRCVCSAGFQEHRDACIACEVGYYKPTAGDQQCEKCPLHSHSETRAALTCPCDANYYRATSDPPATPCTRPPTAPINVISSVNGTSVSLEWGSPVDSGGRSDVIYNVSCQRCVQDWSQCADCSTGAGVSGSAAAMGPGAGLGVSSTGGNVVKLGGGAGVVARTGAPLIRFIPQQMGLTDTLVTVLNLAAHANYTFRIHSLNGVSRLSNEPPQFTTANITTNQAAPSQVLAIRQENASQNSVTLLWQEPDQPNGVILEYDIKYYEKENELQSYSTVKSKNTSAKVSGLKPGTRYVFQVRARTSAGCGRFSQSVEVQTGKAVPLRYDTMTIIWICLALVIGLITFLAIVICRKRQEEYFDLSTFTVHCGYSKAFQDSDEEKMHYQNGHVSFPEARFYIDPHTYEDPCQAVHEFAREIEASRIKIEKIIGSGEFGEVCYGRMKLPGKRDIPVALKTLKAGYSEKQRRDFLSEASIMAQFDHPNVIRLEGVVTHSKPVMIITEYMENGSLDSFLRRHDGQFTIIQLVGLLRGIAAGMTYLADLGFVHRDLAARNILVNSNLVCKVSDFGLSRVLEDDPDAAYTTSGGKIPIRWTAPEAIAYRKFSSASDVWSYGVVMWEVMSYGERPYWNLTNRDVIKSVEEGYRLPSPMGCPVALHTLMLDCWQKDRNERPKFCQIVTVLDKLIRNPENLKSMGTMCRLNSPLMNRTNPDFSTCRSVGDWLDTIKMGRYKDHFAVGGYYTLGHVMGMNQQDIQRLGITLMGHQKKIMTSVQMMRVQVLNNSVPSVHV
- the epha8 gene encoding ephrin type-A receptor 8 isoform X2, translating into MASDPGLLLLLLWTISLQVQGSKDTNSNEVNLLDTSLISGDWGWLTYPSHGWDAINEMDEYFTPIHTYQVCNVMSPSQNNWLRTNWIPREGARRIYIEIKFTLRDCNSMPGVLGTCKETFNLYYYEVDRDLGRSTIWENQYVKIDTIAADESFTGVDLGVRRLKLNTEVRGVGPLTRRGFYLAFQDIGACIAVVSVRVYYKRCQGVARGLAVFTDVVTGADSSSLVEVRGQCVDHAEERDTPKMYCSAEGEWLVPIGRCVCSAGFQEHRDACIACEVGYYKPTAGDQQCEKCPLHSHSETRAALTCPCDANYYRATSDPPATPCTRPPTAPINVISSVNGTSVSLEWGSPVDSGGRSDVIYNVSCQRCVQDWSQCADCSTGAGVSGSAAAMGPGAGLGVSSTGGNVVKLGGGAGVVARTGAPLIRFIPQQMGLTDTLVTVLNLAAHANYTFRIHSLNGVSRLSNEPPQFTTANITTNQAAPSQVLAIRQENASQNSVTLLWQEPDQPNGVILEYDIKYYEKENELQSYSTVKSKNTSAKVSGLKPGTRYVFQVRARTSAGCGRFSQSVEVQTGKAVPLRYDTMTIIWICLALVIGLITFLAIVICRKRQEEYFDLSTFTVHCGYSKAFQDSDEEKMHYQNGHVSFPEARFYIDPHTYEDPCQAVHEFAREIEASRIKIEKIIGSGEFGEVCYGRMKLPGKRDIPVALKTLKAGYSEKQRRDFLSEASIMAQFDHPNVIRLEGVVTHSKPVMIITEYMENGSLDSFLRRHDGQFTIIQLVGLLRGIAAGMTYLADLGFVHRDLAARNILVNSNLVCKVSDFGLSRVLEDDPDAAYTTSGGKIPIRWTAPEAIAYRKFSSASDVWSYGVVMWEVMSYGERPYWNLTNRDVIKSVEEGYRLPSPMGCPVALHTLMLDCWQKDRNERPKFCQIVTVLDKLIRNPENLKSMGTMCRTNPDFSTCRSVGDWLDTIKMGRYKDHFAVGGYYTLGHVMGMNQQDIQRLGITLMGHQKKIMTSVQMMRVQVLNNSVPSVHV
- the epha8 gene encoding ephrin type-A receptor 8 isoform X3, with the translated sequence MASDPGLLLLLLWTISLQVQGSKDTNSNEVNLLDTSLISGDWGWLTYPSHGWDAINEMDEYFTPIHTYQVCNVMSPSQNNWLRTNWIPREGARRIYIEIKFTLRDCNSMPGVLGTCKETFNLYYYEVDRDLGRSTIWENQYVKIDTIAADESFTGVDLGVRRLKLNTEVRGVGPLTRRGFYLAFQDIGACIAVVSVRVYYKRCQGVARGLAVFTDVVTGADSSSLVEVRGQCVDHAEERDTPKMYCSAEGEWLVPIGRCVCSAGFQEHRDACIACEVGYYKPTAGDQQCEKCPLHSHSETRAALTCPCDANYYRATSDPPATPCTRPPTAPINVISSVNGTSVSLEWGSPVDSGGRSDVIYNVSCQRCVQDWSQCADCSTGAGVSGSAAAMGPGAGLGVSSTGGNVVKLGGGAGVVARTGAPLIRFIPQQMGLTDTLVTVLNLAAHANYTFRIHSLNGVSRLSNEPPQFTTANITTNQAAPSQVLAIRQENASQNSVTLLWQEPDQPNGVILEYDIKYYEKENELQSYSTVKSKNTSAKVSGLKPGTRYVFQVRARTSAGCGRFSQSVEVQTGKAVPLRYDTMTIIWICLALVIGLITFLAIVICRKRQEEHCGYSKAFQDSDEEKMHYQNGHVSFPEARFYIDPHTYEDPCQAVHEFAREIEASRIKIEKIIGSGEFGEVCYGRMKLPGKRDIPVALKTLKAGYSEKQRRDFLSEASIMAQFDHPNVIRLEGVVTHSKPVMIITEYMENGSLDSFLRRHDGQFTIIQLVGLLRGIAAGMTYLADLGFVHRDLAARNILVNSNLVCKVSDFGLSRVLEDDPDAAYTTSGGKIPIRWTAPEAIAYRKFSSASDVWSYGVVMWEVMSYGERPYWNLTNRDVIKSVEEGYRLPSPMGCPVALHTLMLDCWQKDRNERPKFCQIVTVLDKLIRNPENLKSMGTMCRLNSPLMNRTNPDFSTCRSVGDWLDTIKMGRYKDHFAVGGYYTLGHVMGMNQQDIQRLGITLMGHQKKIMTSVQMMRVQVLNNSVPSVHV
- the epha8 gene encoding ephrin type-A receptor 8 isoform X4 — encoded protein: MASDPGLLLLLLWTISLQVQGSKDTNSNEVNLLDTSLISGDWGWLTYPSHGWDAINEMDEYFTPIHTYQVCNVMSPSQNNWLRTNWIPREGARRIYIEIKFTLRDCNSMPGVLGTCKETFNLYYYEVDRDLGRSTIWENQYVKIDTIAADESFTGVDLGVRRLKLNTEVRGVGPLTRRGFYLAFQDIGACIAVVSVRVYYKRCQGVARGLAVFTDVVTGADSSSLVEVRGQCVDHAEERDTPKMYCSAEGEWLVPIGRCVCSAGFQEHRDACIACEVGYYKPTAGDQQCEKCPLHSHSETRAALTCPCDANYYRATSDPPATPCTRPPTAPINVISSVNGTSVSLEWGSPVDSGGRSDVIYNVSCQRCVQDWSQCADCSTGAGVSGSAAAMGPGAGLGVSSTGGNVVKLGGGAGVVARTGAPLIRFIPQQMGLTDTLVTVLNLAAHANYTFRIHSLNGVSRLSNEPPQFTTANITTNQAAPSQVLAIRQENASQNSVTLLWQEPDQPNGVILEYDIKYYEKENELQSYSTVKSKNTSAKVSGLKPGTRYVFQVRARTSAGCGRFSQSVEVQTGKAVPLRYDTMTIIWICLALVIGLITFLAIVICRKRHCGYSKAFQDSDEEKMHYQNGHVSFPEARFYIDPHTYEDPCQAVHEFAREIEASRIKIEKIIGSGEFGEVCYGRMKLPGKRDIPVALKTLKAGYSEKQRRDFLSEASIMAQFDHPNVIRLEGVVTHSKPVMIITEYMENGSLDSFLRRHDGQFTIIQLVGLLRGIAAGMTYLADLGFVHRDLAARNILVNSNLVCKVSDFGLSRVLEDDPDAAYTTSGGKIPIRWTAPEAIAYRKFSSASDVWSYGVVMWEVMSYGERPYWNLTNRDVIKSVEEGYRLPSPMGCPVALHTLMLDCWQKDRNERPKFCQIVTVLDKLIRNPENLKSMGTMCRLNSPLMNRTNPDFSTCRSVGDWLDTIKMGRYKDHFAVGGYYTLGHVMGMNQQDIQRLGITLMGHQKKIMTSVQMMRVQVLNNSVPSVHV